CGGGCGAGTTCCACAACCGCTACCCGCGCCAGCTCTCCGGCGGACAGCAGCAGCGTGTGGGCGTGGCACGGGCACTGGCCGCCGATCCTCCCGTCCTGCTGATGGACGAGCCGTTCGGCGCCGTCGACCCGATCACCCGCGACCACCTCCAGGACGAACTCATCCGCCTGCAGCGGGAGTTGCACAAGACTATCGTCTTCGTCACCCACGACTTCGACGAGGCCATCAAACTCGGCGACCGGATCGTGGTGCTGCGCGAACGCTCGCAGATCGCCCAGTTCGACACCCCCGAGGCCATCCTCACCAACCCCGCCGACGACTTCGTGTCGGGGTTCGTGGGAGCGGGCGCCGCGCTGAAGCGGCTCAACCTCACCCGCGTACGGGACGTGGCGATCACCGACTATCCGACGGTGACCGTCGACGACCCGCTGCAGGACATCTTCAACAAGCTCCGCGCCGCCAACACCAACGAGCTGCTGCTGCTCGACAAGCGCGGCCGCCCCTACAAGTGGCTGAGGCGCGGCGACCTGATGCGGGCGCGCGGATCGCTCGCACGGGCGGGCACGCTGGTGCACGACACCGTGACGCGCGACGCGACGCTGCGCGACGCACTGGAAGCCGTACTGACCGACAACGCGGGCCGCGTCGCGGTGACCGGCAAGCGTGGTGCGTACGAAGGCGTCGTGGACATGGAGACGCTCATGAACTCCGTCCACGAACTCCTGGAAGCCGACCGCCTGGACGCCGTCGAGCACCAGCACGAGCTGGAGGAGCAGCGCGCCGACCAGGTCCACCACGCCCAGGAGGGCGACGGAGGGGAGCCGGAGGCGTGAGTACCCGAGAGCAACGGCCCGAGGGCGAGCACGAGGTCAAGGGCCTCGCCTTCCGGGACGAGGGCGTGGGCGTCGGCGAGCAGGAGACGCCGCCCGTCGCGGAGCCGGCGAAGAAGGTGCGGCGGATCAGCACACTGAAGCTGGTCCTGCTGCCCTCGGTGCTCGTCGTGATCCTGCTGGCCACCTGGCTCTGGTTCCAGCGGGCCGACCTCGACACCATCTCCGAGACGGCGCTGTCCAACGGCCAGGTGTGGAAGTGCTTCAGACAGCACGTCCAACTCACCGTGATCTCCACGTTCTTCGTGCTGATCATCGCGATCCCGCTGGGCATCCTGCTGACCCGCAAGGCGTTCCGCAAAGCCGCCCCCATCGCGATGACCCTCGCCAACATGGGCCAGGCGACCCCGGCGATCGGGCTCCTCGCACTGCTGGTGATCTGGATGGGCATCGGCGAGAAGCCCGCCCTGATCGGCATCATCATCTACGCCGTGCTCCCCGTCCTCTCCAACACCATCGCGGGCCTGAAGGCGAACGACCCGAACCTGA
The sequence above is drawn from the Streptomyces sp. NBC_01465 genome and encodes:
- a CDS encoding betaine/proline/choline family ABC transporter ATP-binding protein (Members of the family are the ATP-binding subunit of ABC transporters for substrates such as betaine, L-proline or other amino acids, choline, carnitine, etc. The substrate specificity is best determined from the substrate-binding subunit, rather than this subunit, as it interacts with the permease subunit and not with substrate directly.); the encoded protein is MEKTTSSSTTGATIELENLTKRYPGTADPAVDSVNMEIKAGELVIFVGPSGCGKSTTLKMINRLIEPTSGRIRIDGEDVTDMDPVKLRRKIGYAIQSSGLFPHMTVAQNIALVPKMVGWPKSKIKSRVEEMLDLVGLDPGEFHNRYPRQLSGGQQQRVGVARALAADPPVLLMDEPFGAVDPITRDHLQDELIRLQRELHKTIVFVTHDFDEAIKLGDRIVVLRERSQIAQFDTPEAILTNPADDFVSGFVGAGAALKRLNLTRVRDVAITDYPTVTVDDPLQDIFNKLRAANTNELLLLDKRGRPYKWLRRGDLMRARGSLARAGTLVHDTVTRDATLRDALEAVLTDNAGRVAVTGKRGAYEGVVDMETLMNSVHELLEADRLDAVEHQHELEEQRADQVHHAQEGDGGEPEA
- a CDS encoding ABC transporter permease, with product MSTREQRPEGEHEVKGLAFRDEGVGVGEQETPPVAEPAKKVRRISTLKLVLLPSVLVVILLATWLWFQRADLDTISETALSNGQVWKCFRQHVQLTVISTFFVLIIAIPLGILLTRKAFRKAAPIAMTLANMGQATPAIGLLALLVIWMGIGEKPALIGIIIYAVLPVLSNTIAGLKANDPNLMEAARGIGMSPMGVLTKVELPLAVPLILAGVRTALVLNVGTATLATFGGGGGLGVLITTGITNQRMPVLLLGSILTVALALLVDWLASLAEILLSPRGLEARS